From Calothrix sp. PCC 6303, a single genomic window includes:
- a CDS encoding glycosyltransferase — translation MKKIAVFYPYFMGGGAETVALWMLQALVDKYDLTLFTLANINFEKLDSMYGTSLSNRNIKIFKLVPDAISNICHFLIANNQQLRMMFIHLVLRMLKQKANSYDLVISGYNAADLGDKIGIHYIHWTQVLEEGLPIHQKISNFSQKNLLQNVSVANSRWIANRTKEIYGVDAKVVYPPVVMEPQNIPWHQKENTFICSGRIVKAKEPHRVIKILKLVREQGFDIKLHLTGGGGGIYGWKYNNFIHKIVQENSDWITLHENLPYQEYIKLVSVCKYGIHFKREPFGISIAEMVKAGAIPFVKGEGGQIEIVGEHNQELFFNTEEEAVNRIVHVLSHEDKRNQLIISLANQVDLFSTGRFMSEINVVVEDYFNRTLEKQNVLISR, via the coding sequence ATGAAAAAAATTGCAGTATTTTATCCATATTTTATGGGTGGTGGAGCAGAGACAGTTGCACTATGGATGCTCCAAGCATTAGTAGATAAGTATGATTTAACTCTATTTACCTTAGCAAATATTAATTTTGAAAAACTAGATTCAATGTACGGAACTAGCTTATCTAATCGTAATATAAAAATTTTCAAGCTGGTACCTGATGCTATAAGTAATATTTGTCATTTTTTAATTGCAAATAACCAACAATTAAGAATGATGTTTATCCATCTAGTATTGAGGATGTTAAAGCAAAAAGCTAATAGCTATGATTTAGTTATATCTGGATATAATGCCGCAGATTTAGGCGACAAAATTGGAATTCACTACATCCATTGGACTCAAGTATTAGAAGAAGGTCTACCTATTCATCAAAAAATCTCTAATTTTTCTCAGAAAAATCTACTACAAAATGTTTCTGTTGCTAATTCTCGTTGGATAGCAAATCGTACTAAAGAAATTTATGGTGTAGATGCTAAAGTTGTGTATCCTCCTGTGGTTATGGAACCTCAAAATATACCTTGGCATCAGAAAGAGAATACTTTTATTTGTAGTGGTAGGATAGTCAAAGCCAAAGAGCCTCACCGAGTAATTAAAATCCTCAAATTAGTTCGTGAACAAGGCTTTGATATTAAGTTACATCTAACAGGTGGTGGTGGAGGCATCTATGGATGGAAATATAATAATTTTATCCATAAAATAGTTCAAGAAAATTCTGATTGGATTACTTTACACGAAAACTTGCCATATCAGGAATATATTAAACTTGTAAGTGTATGTAAGTACGGGATTCACTTCAAGAGAGAACCGTTTGGTATATCAATTGCAGAAATGGTGAAAGCTGGTGCTATTCCCTTTGTCAAAGGTGAAGGTGGGCAAATTGAAATTGTTGGTGAACACAATCAAGAGTTATTTTTTAATACTGAAGAGGAAGCGGTAAATAGAATTGTTCATGTTTTGAGTCATGAAGATAAACGAAACCAGTTAATTATATCTTTGGCAAATCAGGTAGATTTATTTTCTACTGGGAGATTTATGTCAGAAATAAATGTAGTTGTGGAAGATTACTTTAATCGAACTCTTGAAAAACAAAACGTATTAATCAGTCGCTAA